The nucleotide sequence CGCCGGACGTCGGCGGGGTGGGCGGGTGTTGGTGTGGGCGGTCACCCTCTGGTGAACGTCTCAGGGCAGGGTCCCCTCGCCGGGGTGGCACACCTTATCCTCGCTGTGCAGCCGTTGAGAGGGTTCGGGCGACGCCGGACCGTCGCCTGTCGGCGGCAATCCGGTCATCCGGAAGCAGGGCGTCCGCGTGATCGACCGGACCTGATCCTCAGGAGCGTGCATGTCGATTCCGTACGGCGGTGGCTACCCGCCCGGCCCCCCGAACGTGCCCCCGAACGTGCCCGGTCCGCCCGGCGGAGGCTGGAACACCCCGCCGCCGGGCGGGCCGGTTCCGCCGAGCGGGCCGCTGCCTCCGGGGGGACCGCCGAGCGGGAGTTGGCCGCCGCACGGGTATCCGTACGGACCGCCCCCGCCGCCGGGCGGAGGGCGCCGCAACGCGATCATCGCGGCCGTGGTCGGCACGGTGGTGGTGATCGCGGGCGTCATCGTCGCGATCGTCCTCATCACCGGCGGCGACGACGACAAGGGCAACTCCGCCGACCCGAGCGACAGCGTCAGCGGCACCTCCACCGTGTCGCAGAGCGCCTCGGCGTCGACGAGTGCGTCCGCGAGTTCGTCGGCATCGGTGTCGCCGTCGGCGAGCCCGACCACGCGGCAGCCCACGACGTCGGCGCCGCCCGCCGGCACCACCGTGCTCGGCGACCTCCGCGAGGGCGACTGCATCGCGATGCCCGAGATGACGTTCGTCACCCGGCCGATCCCGCCCGTCCCGTGCGGCGGTTCGGAGGCCCACTGGAAGATCGTCGGCTTCTTCACCGACGCCGACGAGTCGGACTGCGAGGCGCTCGCGCCGGAACGCGGCTACGTGGGCCACCTCAAGGAGTTCAGCAGCGCCGGGCGCGTGGCGTGCCTCGGCTTCACCCGCAACACCACGCTGGACGACATGAAGGGCCTGGCCGGTGCGGCAGCCGCGAACATGACGCAGGCCGACTTCGACGCCATGAAGAAGAGCTACGAAGACCGCGGCTACAAGATCGAATAGCTCAGGAGCCGGCCTCGGGGCGGCGGATCAGCGCGGCGATGCCGTCGAGAAGGCGGTTCATGCCGTACGCGAAGACCTCGTCGGCGGGCGCGGACACGTACGCGGCCCCGGCCGCCCGGAGCGCGGTGAACTGTTCGTCGGGAAGACCCGCGAGCAGTTCACCGAAGCCGTCCGTGTGGACGGCGCCCTCGGCGCCGCGCCCGAAGGTGCTGCGCTGGATGTCGGCGACGCCCGCGACGTACTGGATCATCGTGGTCGTCGCGTAGGCCGCCTGCGCGTCGTTCAGCCCCGCGTCGCGGAACATGCCGAGTGCGGCGTCGATGAGGCGCAGCGCGTTCGGCCCGTACCCGGATCGGCTGCGGCCCGCGGAGGCCGGCAGCGGCTGGGCGAGGAGGACGCGGCGGAGTTCGCGCATGAGCGCCTCGACGTTCGCGCGCCAGTCCGGGCCGGTGGGGGCGAGCCGGATGTCGCCCAGGACGTGGTCGGCGATCAGTGCCAGGAGTTCGTCGCGGCTCGCGATGTGCCGGTACAGCGACGCGCTGCTGGTCTCCAGCCGGTCCGCGACGGCTCGTACGGTCAGCGCGTCGACGCCGTCCGCGCGCAGGATGTCCAGCGCCGCGTCGACGATGCGCGTGATCGACAGCCCGCCCGCGCGGGGGCGGCGTTTGCGGGCGCGGGCGGCGCGGTCGGCCCACCAGCGGGCCGAGCCCGGTTCGGCGCCTCCGGCCGGATCCCGTTCGGCGGCGCGGCCCGCGGCCGGCCGGCGCTCCGGCTCGGCGGGCGCCGCGCGTGATTCGTGCTGCACGTCGTCATTGAACACCACCTTGACAGTATGCGAGCAACGCTCGCATACTCCAAGAAAAGCGAGCAGTGCTTGCACAAACGCGGAGCATGTGGCCGCGATCCTCGGGCCGGTGCGTCGGCCGCCTCCGTGCGTTCCCGGCACCCGGGAGCGGCGGGCCCCGGGCGGTGCGTCCGGTCCGCCGTGGAGTGTCGAGGAGGTTCCATGACCGCGGTGATGAGCGGCGTCCGGGTACTCGAAGTCGCCGAACACACCTTTGTCCCCGCCGCGTCGGCGCTGCTCGCCGACTGGGGCGCCGACGTCGTCAAGATCGAGCACGTCGAGCGCGGCGACGCCATGCGCGGCCTCGCCTCGTCCGGCATCGCGGTGGTGCCGGACGACGTGCACGTCCTGTTCGAGCACTCCAACCGGGGCAAGCGCAGCCTCGGCCTGGACCTCACCTCGGAGGAGGGGCACGCGATACTGTGCCGCCTCGCCGCGACCGCCGACGTGTTCCTCACCAACAAACTGCCCAGCGTCCGAACGAAGTTGAGGATCGACGTCGACGACATCCGGGCGCACAACCCGCGGATCGTCTACGTCCGCGGCACCGGCCAGGGCGAGCGCGGCCCCGAGGCCGACCGCGGCGCGTACGACTCCCTGGCGTTCTGGTCCCGCGCGGGGGTGGCCGCCGGGGTGATGCGCCCCGAGTACGGGCACGTCCCCGTCCCGCCGGCGCCCGGTTTCGGCGACTCGATCGGCGCGATGACCATCGCCGGGGGGATCACCGGCGCGCTGTTCCACCGCGAGCGCACGGGCGAGGCCACCACCGTCGACGTCTCGCTGCTCGGCACCGCGATGTGGTCGATGGGCCAGGCGCTCGGACTGTCGCTGCACCTCGGCGTGCCCTGGGCGCCGCCGCCCGCGGAGCGGACGAGCAGCAACCCGCTCAGCCGCAACTACCGGACCAAGGACGGGCGCTGGGTGTCGCTGGCGTGCCTCCAGCCCGGCCGCTACTGGCGGCCCGCGTGCGAGGCGGTCGGCCGGCCCGAGCTGGCCGACGACCCCCGGTTCGCCGACGCGGCCTCGCTGATGGCGAACTGCGGAGAAGCGGTCGCCCTCCTGACCGAGGAGTTCGCGGCGCGTCCGCTCGGCGAATGGCGGGAACGGCTCGCGGACTTCTCCGGCCAATGGGCGGTCGTGCAGGACACCCTGGAGGCCGCGGCGGACCCGCAGACCGTCGCCAACGGCTATGTGCAGCAGTGCGAGACCGCCACCGGGACGCCGTTCCGGCTGGCGTCCGCGCCCGTGCAGTTCGACGGGCAGCCGCCGAAGCCGAAGCGCGCACCGGCGTTCAACGAGCACGGCGACGAGGTGCTCGGCGAACTGGGGCTCGCCACCGAGGAGGTCATCGACCTCAAGATCCGCGGCGTCGTGGCCTGACGGTCGGGGGCGCGGCGGTGCCCGACGCGGCCACCGGGCCGCGGACGGGCACCGCCGCGCCCGTTCGCCGCTTCCCGGCGCGTCACTCCTCGGCCCAACTCCGGCTCATCGCGAGGACCGCGTCGCGGCGCGGCAGCGCGCCGAGCGGCGAGGGCCCGGTCGGGTCGCCGGCGCCGTGGATCCAGGTCGGGCCGTCGCCGAGGTGCCGCAGCGCGGTCTCCGCGACGTCGTCCGGGGTGGCGATGCCGTCGGGCGCCGCGTCGCCCTTCGCCGCGAGCGTCCGGCGCAGGGAGGGGGTGTCGGTCATGCCGAGCACCAGGCTCAGGACGTCCACGTTGTGCCCGCGCCACTCAGCCCACAGGCTCTCGGCGAGGACGAGGTCGAACGCCTTCGTCGCGCCGTACGCGGCCAGCGACGCGCCGCCCGCCCACGCCGCGCCGGAGGTCACCAGCACCACGCCGCCGCGCTCGCGCTCGACCATCGGGCCGCCGAAGCGGTACGCGGCTTCGAGCACGGCACCGCAGTTGCGCCGGACGAGGCTCAAGTGCGTGTCCACGTCCTTGTCCAGGAACGGCACGCTGATGTCGTCGGCCCCGGCGTTGTAGACGAAGAGCCCGACCTCGACATCGGCGGTCGCGTCGACGAGCCTCGCGACGGCGTCCGAGGCGCTGAGGTCGAGCGCGACGGTCCTGACGTCCACGCCGTGCTCGGCGCGTATCTCGTCGGCGCACGCCTCCAGCACCGGTACGCGGCGCGCCACCAGCACGACGTTGATCCCCGCGGCGGCGATGCGGTGCGCGAACGCGGCGCCCACCCCGTCGGATCCGCCGGCGACGACGCCCCACGGCCCGTACTTGTCAGCGAGCTTCGCGGTCATCCCGCACCCCTTCGTTGTCGGTGCGTCCGAGCACCTTCTCCTCGACGGCGCGCGAGGACAGCACCGTTCCGATGATCCCGAGGTCGGCTCCCGCGTTCCGGGCGACCTCGCGTACGACGTCCACGTCCTTGGACATCAGCGCCCCCAGCCGGCCCGCGACCGCGTCGACGGATCCGCCGTTGCCGACGACCCCGAGCGCGCGGCTCGCCCCGCTGCCGTGCGGCAGGGCGGCCAGGATCGCGGACTCCTCGATGCCCACCGATCCCGCGAGGCGTACCGCGTCGATCGCCAGGCCCACCTGGGCGACGAAGAGCGCGTTGTTGACGAGCTTGACCCGCTGGCCGTTGCCGGCGGGGCCGACGAGGAGGATCGGCGAGGCGTACGCCCCGAGCACCGGCCGTACCGCGTCCAGGTCGGCTTCGTCGCCGCCGACCCACAGCGTCAGCCGGCCCGCGGCGATGTCGTGCGGCCCGCCCGACAGCGCGGCGTCGAGCACCGCGACCCCGTGCTCCGCCGCCGTCTCGGCGAGCAGGCGCGCCGTCTCGGGATCGGAGGTGGTGTGCTGGACGAGTGTCGCCCCCGGCTCCATGGCCGCCAGGGCGCCGTCCGGGCCGAGGCATACGGACCGCACCTGTGCGTCGGTCAGCACGGTGACGACCACGACGTCGGCGCCGCGCACCGTCGCCGCGACCGTCTCGGCCACGGACGCCCCGAGGGATTCCACCTCCGCACGGGCCTCCGGCCGGCGCACCAGGACGGTCACGTCGTGCCCGGCGGCCACCAGCCGATCGACCATCGGCCTGCCCATGCGCCCCGGCCCGACGAATCCGATCTTCACTCTTCCTCCAGCCCTGTGCGCCCGTGACCGGAACTGTAACCAGCCCCGGTCATTTATAGAAGACTGTCTCCTGAAATAAGACCGACCAGGGACGACGCCCTCGACGGCGGCCGGCGCGAGGCCGGCCCGCGCGAGGGAGGAGCAGCCCGCGAAGTCATCTTCTGATCATTTGAGTTCGATTCAGACAACTTCCCGGTGGGTTTTTGTCGCCATGCCACGCGCTGGCGTACGGTCGATCACTCGGTGACCACATCTTGCGGGCGGGCCTCTCGTCGCCTGCCGCATCCCGCCTGACTACCAGCGCTGTATCGAAGCAATTTGATCGCGACTTGTCACAGTCTTCCCGGAAGGAGGCCGTGTGCTCCGGTTCGCCCCCGGCGAGCGGCACACGGCACAGCACGATGGATCACTTCACGTACGGCCCCGTCAATCCTCTTGTCGCCTACGCGCTTTCGTGTATCGGCGCGTGCCTGGCCCTCCAGTGCTCGGCCCGCGCCGCGGCGAGCCAGGGGCGGACCCGCCTCGGCTGGCTGACGGCCGCCGCCCTCGCCCTGGGCGGGACCGGCATCTGGGTCATGCACTTCGTCGCGATGCTCGGGTTCACCATCGAGGGATCGACGATCCGCTACGACGTCCCCATGACGCTCGCGAGCCTCGTCCTCGCGGTGGTCGTGGTCGAGATCGGCCTCGCCCTGGCGATCAGGGGGCGGGGACGGGCGGTTCCGCTCATCGTCGGCGGCCTCATCACCGGCCTGGGCGTCGCCGGGATGCACTACCTCGGCATGGCCGCGATGCACACGGACGCGACGATCCACTACAACCCGGTCCTCGTGGTCGTCTCCCTGGTCATCGCCGTCGTCGCCGCGACCGCGGCGCTGTGGGCCGGCCTGCACGTCCGCGGGCGGTGGGCGATCGCCGGCGCGGTCCCGATCATGGGCCTCGCCGTCAGCGGCATGCACTACACGGGCATGGCCGCGATGATCCACGACACGGACCACACCGCCTCCAACACCGCCACCCACGGCGCCGAGGCCGCGTCCCTCCTCGCCCCCCTCGTCACGGGCATCTCCCTCGTGACCTTCGTCCTCCTCTTCGTCGTCACGGTCTGGCCCAGCGTCGACGACATGCGCGAGGAAGCCGACTACAACAAACGCATGGCCCGCGTGAGGTCCCGTCAGGTGGCCGGCCACAACGAGGACTTCGCGGCGTCCTGACGCGGCCGGGGCCGAGACACGTGCGGTCGGCCCTGCGCGCGGGCCGCGCGACGTGGCGGATCCCCCGCCCAAAAGGGATCACCGTACGCCCCGGCTCCGGACGGCGTACGCGTTCCGCCGCTGCCGCCCCACCACGGTCGCCCGCGGCCGGCCACGATCGCGCCGAGTTGCGGCAACTCGTCCGCCGTGAGGCCGAGTGCCTTCCCGCGCCGCAGTGCCACCGCTCGGTGCGGACCGGGACCGTCGGCACGACATGGCCGCAAATCCCGACGAGAACACGGAGTTGGCCATGCGCGTCACGGCCACGGTGTCCTCGCTCCTGTGTGTCACGCCGCCGTTTGAGGTCGTTCCGGCGTCCACCACCCGCGGCGGGCGCCGGTGAGCATGTCCGATACGCGCCAACGGTTCGGCTGGCGGAAGTCGGATAGTTCGCGCCCGTCCCGGTGTCTAGTTTGAGTTCCGGAATGTGGAATCGACGTGGGCGCGGAGATCCCCACGGAACGACCGGGCGAGGAGTTGCGAGGTGAGGGCTGGTCTCCTGGCGGATGCGTACGAGGATGAATACAAAGAGCCCCTCATCGAATTGATGAACTATTCGCTCTGGATCACCTTGGCGATTTGCGGGATCGGCGTCGTCATCGTCGCCGGCAAGATCGTCATGGGCTACCTGGACGGGCAGTCTCCGCAACGTGAGGCGTTCGGGCTGCTCTGGGTCCTGGGCGGGTGCCTTTTGGCTTTGTCGGCGACCGGTATCGCGTCGACGCTCATTTTCGACGTCCTGTGAACCGCCGGATATCGCCGCGGTCTCGGCCGCCCGGCAAAGGAACGACGGGGGAGGTATGAACCGGCAGCAAGAGCCTTTGGAACGGAACCCGTGGGTTCCCGAGCCGGCTGCCCCCCGCCCGGTGGCGTACGCGGACCGACCGCCGTCGTACGTCCGCCTCGGGCCGACCGCGCCGCACCGTGGGCTTGACCCGCCGAGCCGCGGAGGCCTTCCGCTCTGGACGCCGAACGAACTGCCGGCGGCACCGTGGTGGTGGGTCGGCTGCCACGGCGGAGCCGGCACGACGACGCTCAGCCAGGCGGTGGGCATCGGGGCCGACTCCGGCATCCGCGCCTGGCCCGTCCGACCCGACAGCCGCACCACCCACGTCGTCATCGTCGCGCGGACCCACGCGCGCGGGCTGATCGCGGCGCAGACGGTCGCTCGCCAATGGGCGGCGGGGCACGCGACAGGTGTCGTGTTGCTGGGACTGGTCGCAGTCGCCGACGCCCCGGGGCGGCTGCCCAAGGACCTGCGGGACTCGCTCCGGTTCGTGGCCGGCGGCGTCCCGCGGCTGTGGCGCATTCCCTGGGTCGAGGGCTGGCGGTCCGCCGCTCCCGGCAACGGCGTGCCTGGCGGCAGGGAGACGGTCCGCTTGGCGGCCGACTTGTCAGGTCTGGTTTCTGCAAGGCAGGAGACACCATGAAAACAGGGCTTGTTCGGCTCATCCTCGCCGAGGACAAGATCCCGGAAGGAAACCCGGATAAGCCGCCGGGGCGAATCGGCGAAGGCGTGAACACGCTGATGAACTGGGGCTCGTGGATCGTCATGGCGGTCTGCGGTCTCGCCGTGCTGGTGGCCGCCGGCCGCATGGCCATGGCGCACAAGAGCGGTGCCGACGGCGGGCAGCACATTGTCGGGCTCGCGTGGATCGTCGTCGCCGCGACCCTGGCCGGCAGCGGAGCCGCGATCGTCAACACCTTCATCGATGGCTGAGTGAGGGTGAGGCGTTGGCACTGTTGCGTCGTCGCTCCCGCGAGGGTGACCGGCTCGGAGAGCAAAGCCCCTTCACCGAAAAGGGATTCATCGCGTCCGCGGCGATCGTCGGACTGGTGGTGGTGGCCGCCGTCGTCACCCTGATGGCGGATCCGTCGGACCCGACCGCCGCGTCGTCCGGTGCGACGTCCGCCGCGCCGTCGACCGCCGGTGAAACGAACCCCACGACCGGTTCCG is from Yinghuangia sp. ASG 101 and encodes:
- a CDS encoding DUF6668 family protein is translated as MNRQQEPLERNPWVPEPAAPRPVAYADRPPSYVRLGPTAPHRGLDPPSRGGLPLWTPNELPAAPWWWVGCHGGAGTTTLSQAVGIGADSGIRAWPVRPDSRTTHVVIVARTHARGLIAAQTVARQWAAGHATGVVLLGLVAVADAPGRLPKDLRDSLRFVAGGVPRLWRIPWVEGWRSAAPGNGVPGGRETVRLAADLSGLVSARQETP
- a CDS encoding CaiB/BaiF CoA transferase family protein; its protein translation is MTAVMSGVRVLEVAEHTFVPAASALLADWGADVVKIEHVERGDAMRGLASSGIAVVPDDVHVLFEHSNRGKRSLGLDLTSEEGHAILCRLAATADVFLTNKLPSVRTKLRIDVDDIRAHNPRIVYVRGTGQGERGPEADRGAYDSLAFWSRAGVAAGVMRPEYGHVPVPPAPGFGDSIGAMTIAGGITGALFHRERTGEATTVDVSLLGTAMWSMGQALGLSLHLGVPWAPPPAERTSSNPLSRNYRTKDGRWVSLACLQPGRYWRPACEAVGRPELADDPRFADAASLMANCGEAVALLTEEFAARPLGEWRERLADFSGQWAVVQDTLEAAADPQTVANGYVQQCETATGTPFRLASAPVQFDGQPPKPKRAPAFNEHGDEVLGELGLATEEVIDLKIRGVVA
- a CDS encoding NAD-binding protein; amino-acid sequence: MLGAYASPILLVGPAGNGQRVKLVNNALFVAQVGLAIDAVRLAGSVGIEESAILAALPHGSGASRALGVVGNGGSVDAVAGRLGALMSKDVDVVREVARNAGADLGIIGTVLSSRAVEEKVLGRTDNEGVRDDREAR
- a CDS encoding MHYT domain-containing protein; translated protein: MDHFTYGPVNPLVAYALSCIGACLALQCSARAAASQGRTRLGWLTAAALALGGTGIWVMHFVAMLGFTIEGSTIRYDVPMTLASLVLAVVVVEIGLALAIRGRGRAVPLIVGGLITGLGVAGMHYLGMAAMHTDATIHYNPVLVVVSLVIAVVAATAALWAGLHVRGRWAIAGAVPIMGLAVSGMHYTGMAAMIHDTDHTASNTATHGAEAASLLAPLVTGISLVTFVLLFVVTVWPSVDDMREEADYNKRMARVRSRQVAGHNEDFAAS
- a CDS encoding TetR/AcrR family transcriptional regulator gives rise to the protein MVFNDDVQHESRAAPAEPERRPAAGRAAERDPAGGAEPGSARWWADRAARARKRRPRAGGLSITRIVDAALDILRADGVDALTVRAVADRLETSSASLYRHIASRDELLALIADHVLGDIRLAPTGPDWRANVEALMRELRRVLLAQPLPASAGRSRSGYGPNALRLIDAALGMFRDAGLNDAQAAYATTTMIQYVAGVADIQRSTFGRGAEGAVHTDGFGELLAGLPDEQFTALRAAGAAYVSAPADEVFAYGMNRLLDGIAALIRRPEAGS
- a CDS encoding SDR family NAD(P)-dependent oxidoreductase, producing MTAKLADKYGPWGVVAGGSDGVGAAFAHRIAAAGINVVLVARRVPVLEACADEIRAEHGVDVRTVALDLSASDAVARLVDATADVEVGLFVYNAGADDISVPFLDKDVDTHLSLVRRNCGAVLEAAYRFGGPMVERERGGVVLVTSGAAWAGGASLAAYGATKAFDLVLAESLWAEWRGHNVDVLSLVLGMTDTPSLRRTLAAKGDAAPDGIATPDDVAETALRHLGDGPTWIHGAGDPTGPSPLGALPRRDAVLAMSRSWAEE